Part of the Antechinus flavipes isolate AdamAnt ecotype Samford, QLD, Australia chromosome 2, AdamAnt_v2, whole genome shotgun sequence genome is shown below.
AGAAGAGCATCATGTTCCATTGGAATTTTCTACCTGTGTCTCAGATAGATCATATGAATCCAGAGAGCTCCCATTTTTCACAGTGGCTGCTTCTGAGTTAGGAGTCAACTGATAATATTGGTATCCAGCTTTGCTTAGGAAACTGTTGAGTTCAAGTTTTGAGTTGAACTAGAAGGCACAAGGTACAATGCAGTGATGGAACTAGGTGTTTTCTGTGGTCATTTCTGAGTGAAAAACACAATTGACAAAATaagttgtaaaaaaaagttttggtctCTAATTTGAAATAATATGCTATCTATAGTGATAGGTGAGCTAAAATATGAACCCTTTATGAACTCCTATCTCGTTCCTCTAATTGGTCCATCTTACCTCAGAACTGATTCTTCTTTAATGAATTTGTCATATTCTAATTTGTTTGCTTACATGTCTTCCTTTCATTAGATTGTAacttccttgaggatagggacaaTGTCttatttaattctgtatttcctctaGTCTCAGACACAATGAATTGTACTTAGTAGCTGTAGAACCATTGACAAATGACATCATTTCTATAAGCctcattcttcatctgtaaaatggtgacaattattcttttttgacCTGTGTGACTTTACATGGTTATTATAAGGGAAATGCACTGTTCGTATATGTGGtaaatatttggtaaatattGAGTGACTAAACAAATTGGGGTTTATCGCAGGAAACAGCATTTATCCAATAACATTTTGTCAACAAGTAATACTTGGTTAGAGTCCTCTGACAAGTAAAAAAATGGCAGAACTAAACTCAATTCATGGAAGCTTCAGTAAGCTGCTATTAGCTACTTAGGGATGCTTCCCTTACATTTTTCTTCCATGCAGGTAACTGTTCCCGAACCACCTGTCACCTTCCAAGTCCTGGAAAGGGGGGAAGAGCAGCCAACCTGGAATCTGTGAAGCCCCTATATATGATGGCCCTTGGCCTGCTAGTCAAATATCCTGATTCAGCACTGGGACAGCTCCATATTGAAAGCACTTTAGATGGAAGCAAACTGTATATTACAGGGAATGGTGTTCTCTTTCAGCATGTCAGGTAAATCCCTAAAGATTTCCCCTTTGAGAAAGGTATACCATTGAAAATCTGATtttagcttttagttttattacaAATAAAACCTTAAGCTGCCAGGAAAGAGTCCCTAAACTGCAGAGGAATGAGATAACttccattttcttgcttttaacaAGTTTGGCCAATGTAACATTAGAATCATGTAAAGGACCTCTGTTTTAACATGGGTTCTAATGTTATCTTTCTAGCTCCCTAAACTCTTAGAAGGATAATATTCAGAATAGCAGCACCAGAGAGTCAGGAATTGGAAGAAATTGGAAGGAGATCCTGATTTCTAGagtatttttataaaaaacataaccagaatttcttaaattttaatcaGGGAAGAATATATTGGATACAATAGATTAGAATTAGTGCTATATTCTTAGTGCTATTTGTTTAAAGAATCAATATCCTCAAAATTGagggtttgggggagaggggaaagggctCAAGCTCTCCATGACAAAGTTTCTCTTTTGGATAGGAATTGGCTGGGAACCTGCAGACTGCCCCTAACAGAGACAATTTCAGAGGTATATGAGCTCTGTGCCTTCTTAGACAAGAGAGACATCACCTATGAACCTATGAAAGTTGCTCTGAAAACACATCTTGAACCCAAAACTCCAACTCATAAGTTGCTTGGTAAATGAGTATATTAATGAATCTGTAATTTAACAGCAAGAGTAAGAGTGTTAATGATTGTAAAGATATGATAAGTAATATGAAACACAGATGGGCCTAGGACAGtatatgaaagaaacaaaaaccccTTGGTGTTTTGATCAGAAATAAAAATCTCTGTGTAGCTTGAGGTCAGAGCTCCCTATGTTACCCAAACAACTACAGGTAGCAAATAGttgatattattataaaataacatcTGTCAAGCAATCATAAGGTCCTGGACATACTAGAGGACATGGGAAGCAACCATATCTGCTCTTAGGCTCATATTATCCTTCCTCATATTATTGAGCACCCCAATTGACCTCAAGTGTAAAGTAAATAATTTAGTTTGGTTGCAGCTGTATTAAATGTATGCATCAATTTCTTTTACACATCTAGTGCAATCTGTTCCTCAATTAAAGCTGGAGATTCTACTGAAACTAGTTTCCAAACATGCAAATGGAACCTTAATACACTTATCCCAAGAACTAGGGGTTATACATTCATTTCTATGGAATAaacttttggttgttgtttagttgaccagttgtgtccaactctttatgaacccatttggggttttctcggcaaagatactggaatagtttgtcatttccttctccagttcattttatagatgaggaagctgaggctaacagggagaaatgacttgcctagatcacacagctagcacatatctgaagtcagattcgAACTTAGGATCTTCTGACTCTTAACATCTGTGCCCTATCtattgtgccaactagctgcccataAAGAATTTACTATTCTCCAAATATCTTCTCTTTGTAGAAATTTTTATAGTGGCTCTAGTTTGATGGTTCTAGTTATATAGTAACATAACTGTTACTACAACCACAAATCCTCAGataatgcttattctttttttttaattttttaatttttaaaaatctaatattttagttaataccaattacatgcaaaaacaatttttaacatcttaaaaatttttgagttccaaattctctcccttctctcctcctgctatccttcccctttcttttcattgGTAAGGCAAGctatttgatataggttatgtaaGTGCAGTCATACAAAAAATGCATTTTCATATagagtcatgttgtgaaagaaacatagaccaaaaaaaggaaatataaaggtttttaaaaaaaaagaatgctttgatctgcattcaaaattcatcagttctttctctagaggtggatagcatttttcatcataagttctgcAGAACTGTCTTGAATCATAATATTATTGAGAATActctaagtcattcacagttagaTTTCTTTTTACCAAGTCCTATGAAATGTCCCAGACACTTAAAGTAGCCACTTAAAAAAACAGACTCAGCCCCTGAGATGAAGTTGGAAAACCATTTACCTCAAATGTCCACTTGAATAGAGTAGATTGCTTTACAGACAATGCTTTCTGAAGGGACCAGGCCTCCTTAGTTCCCTGCCACTTTCTCCAAAACAATACTAAATCACATTTGTTTGATGTTTATTACTTACAGAGCACTTTTTTCACATAAACCCTATGAAATATGAAGatatccctattttacacatTAGAAATGACCAAATGTCCACTATATTGATATATCCAAATCTTATTCACTAAAAGAAATCTGTAGAAAGAAATGTGGCTGGAGCATTGTCTCTGAGGAGCATCGAAGGTCACTTTAATGGATAAGGAAGCCAAAGtacagagagatgaaatgacttgtgtGTGGACTGGGTTTGTGTGCGGGTCCTCAGAGTCTTAGCTTCTATGCCCTCTCCATGGCATGTGTAGCATGTTAGAAAGCAGAGAAGTGTGTGATGAcctgctagcacccaggatatcttagaatcagccagagtcaggataagcaaaagtcctcagtctttattcttggtctttaggggtagaagtgaattggatggaggCAGAATCTCCACCTCCTCCTTCCTCAtccactgccaaagtgactctggctcgtcttattccaccccctcatccctcctacaatcctctgtatacaccaatcaccgaaccagcacagaatagtgagaagggccattttccaaacatatgcaaatagaatattgtccaatcggtaattagcctcaagtgctcggcagttCTGatctcagtgcatcgactcaagagtttcagccctctacaatggTGACTGATTCTGTGGGCTGTATCTCAGGGTACTCACTGTATAGATTCTAGAAGTTCCTGAACTCATTCTTCTTCAGGTTCCATGATATCTCCATTTTAATTGGTTTTCCTTAGATGAAGCTTGGACAGCAGAGATCACAGTCTATTCACCTCATCAGATTGTGAAGGTTTATGTAGGAAGTCACTGGTATGCAACCTCCCTACAGACCCTTCTGAAGGTACCACTCTCTATggctttgtctttctcttcttcctttccgaCTTGTTTACATACTTCATTAGAACCAATGACTAtggttcataataataatagtttaaattttacaaagggctttaaggttcataaagtactttatattatttcatttgatttctacAACACTGAAATAGAttctgtaaatattattattattcccattttctagaCAAGGCTTAGAGGCTAATAActtttcctcccttcatcccAGATATCTGATTCAAACTGAAGTTTTCTGACTCTTAAGTACACTGCTTATCACATTATGCCATTCATGGACAATTATAATAAACAAGAGTCTACCTACATGCTTTTTCTGCCAAAATCCAGTGGCACTGAGAAGTAGGATGAGGGACTGAGTAGGGAGGATCCCTCTGTGTTTGGTTTAGGATTGAGAATACTGGGTCAAGTGTGATTTTCAGATACCATCAAATAAGAGCTGATCTAGGGAACAGGGAGAAAGTTAGAAGCCCCACAAAGACAACACGTTGAGATGTTAGTAGGAAAGATCTCTTGACTCTTTGTCTTCCTGCCAATCTAGTCTGGCTGAAAGGATAAGTAGAAGATCTTAAAGTATCTTCTAGTAGAGGATGATGCAGGAACATGACATGGGAAACTAGGGAACCCAGAAAAGATCTGTGTCTTACTAAGAGAACTAACTCTTGGAACTAAGGttggtttccttctccagtatcCAGAACTGCTGTCTAACCCACAAAGAGCATATTGGATTACATATGGACAGACACTTCTAATTCATGGAGATGGACAAATATTCAGACATATTCTCAACTTCCTTAGACTTGGCAAACTGTTTTTACCAACTGAATTTAAGTAagtgaaataaaaggaaaggcaCCTAGAGAAGATTGTCTAGAGTGATATTGGTTCTATCCAAAGGCAATCAATCTCTTAGAGGACATTGGGAAGGATAAATTTTTTCTCAGATGTGAACTGAGGTAGTCTCTAAAAGAGATGAAATAAGCATTCTGGTTTCATTATAGTAGGAAAATTTAAACTTTTCTAACGAAAAGGGACCAAAGAGATAATCAAATCTCTATTTTATAGCTGAATGCTTCTGAATCCAACAGATACTGAGAGACTTACTTACCTACGGCCACATAATAAGATGCAGAGAACTGagattagaaatgagattttctgGCATTTGGTCCCTATTGGGTTTACTACAAAATGCTATTGATGCTGTAGCATTGATAGTATGGAGTAGGGGTGGGGAATGTCTGGATAGGGAGCCATAGTGAAATATGAAACCCCAAGAGCAAAGTTGTATCAAAGACCAGGGAGATAGAATATCTACCTTTCCAAATTTGACTAAAGCCTGTATGTGGATCTTACCTTTAATCCCTGGGCACTTAATGCTTCTTTGATTGTCATATCAGGATCTTAGTGTCATAGGTGCCAAAATGAACTCAAAATTCATAAGCACAGTCCCTGTCCAGCCTAGGATTGGAACCATCGCCAAACTGACActcctattattattttcagagaATGGCCTCTCTTCTGTCAAGAGGTTGAGGAGTACCACATTCCCTCTCTATCAGAAGCCCTTTCTCAGTGTGAGGCTTACAGGTAAGGAAAATCTTTTCAGGAAATAGAAGTGAGGGATTTCTATTGCGTCCCTTTAGGCAGAGTTCCCTAATCTCCAAAACATATTTGTTCTATATGATATAGACCTAGAACCAATGCAGAAAAATATCTAATGGGGAACAATACTGCTGAGATACTAATAAATTCTTCTataacatgtttaaaaataataactcatattccTTTGGCatttttatggtttacaaagcactttcttcaaagaaaccctgtgaggtaggtggtaAATCACTTATATTGATGAGGACTTAGAGACAATCAATCTATTTCATTTGACTGAtatggaaactgagtcccagtCAGAGTAAATCATGTGCCCAGATTTACCTAGTGAGACTTTAGGCAAAGCTAGGACCAGAACCTTTGTCTTCACATTCTTTATCCAGTGCTCTTTAGGCTATTTTGTACCATAAAGTCTTATGTGTGACCAGGCTCAACACATGCCCATTGAGTAAGCAAACATCCTGGAAAAGAGGAACTGCAATTTTCCACTTAGGGAAAAGGAGATGAGATCCCAGCTGGAAGGAGAccaagcacaaaaaaaaaaaaaagtgaaactggGATAAGACCTAAAGAGACTCCCTCCCACAAGTGCCTCAGCCCTAGGATTCTCATGCTTTGAAGACACTTGAGTAGTCAGCAATTAGACAAGATCAGGAAATCAAGAGTGTAGGACATACCATGGAAAAAATGTTTGTCTGAATCAGTCAAGTCTGGATCAGATTCATTCTTGTTAAGATTCCTTGAGCTCCCCCCCTCACCGGGTTCTGGCCAAGTGCTGCCATAGTGGTGACGTCTGCCACGCCTCCCACAGCCCCACTACCAGCCAGCCCTGGGCTCATATGTGGCCTCTGCCATCCCTGCTTCTCACCTTCTTGAGTGCCGTGGGCATTCTCATGGGTGGGGTGATGGGGGACGTCTGCTCACTAACTGGGCCCTAGTTGGGTTTTGCAGATCCTGGACCCAGGAGAAGGAGTCAGAGAGTGAAGCAGCTTTTCCCATCCGGAGACTGCATGTAGTGACTGAAGGTCCACCTGTTGAGCTCAACCGTGGCTCTAAGGAAGTAAGTACGGGAGGCACACAGAGTTCTTTCCAGCCATGGAGAGCCAGAGATCTCCTTCCGCTCCTGGGCCTGACAGCTATGCAATTCTGGgtcagtcacttaatttctgagtTTCAATGTCTTCATGTGTGAAATAAAGATATGTGCACTACAGATTTCACAGATGCTAGAAGCAAAGTACCCTGTTTggattaaaatattcattattgtcatcatagcaggtagaatttatatagcactttaaggttggcaaagtactatcacaataacaacaatagctaacatttatacagcacttactATTTATGTTCCAGACATTGTATTAAGTGATTTACAATTATCTGCTCACTTGTTCCAGAAGCCctggagataggtattattatccccattttactgatgaggaaactgaggcaaagaaagattaagtgacatgtTCAGGGATCCCAGAGCTAGTAAGTAGCCAAGGCCAGGTTTGGACTcaaggtcttcctgaatctagtCCCAAGCTCTGTCCACCTAAATGCCTCAGCAACACCTGTTCTTTGGCAGGTCCCTCCAATTTTGACTAAATTGTGATTTATGATTAATTAGAGACTTCAGAAAACTTTGTCTCTTATGGACAGGGATCATTTCTGGGTAAGGACCCTTTTAGATTTGCTCTGTGCTTGTGAATAATACCTATTAATATCACTGCCGCTGTTGGAGAAAACCAGATGAGTGACCAGAGCATAGATTAGGGTAACTTATCAAGTATGAGCTCCTTGGGGGACTGGACCAATTCATTAGTCCTTGGATTGAGAGGCACTGTGGAATAATAATGGCTCAAATGGCTCACTTCTAGAATGCTTTGTGagcactggatctgaagtcagaggacccagTTTCAAATCCTCACTTTGCTTCCCCCCCCCTTACCCTGAATAAGTCAGTAAAGTTTCAGGGCCTCagctttctcctctgtaaaacgaGAGGAGTTCTGCATTGTCTTCAAAGTTTCCTGATATACCCCCTGAAGCAGGTAGTACAAGGAGCATCACTACCAcattatggatgaggaaaatgatggTGAGAGGAGAGGTAACTTGCTTAGGGTTATCTACAGGACATCTGAGTCCAGGTCTGAGCCCAAGGCTTGGGATTCCAAGTCAGGACTGGTTCTCTTACATTGTTCAAACTCTGGTGAACTTGGGAATAGACCAAGACTAgtctgctttttccttttccagactGCTCCCTGTGTGCCTGTGGAATTTAGAGACTGCTGTGGGACTCCGTGGAGCAAAATGAAGGGAGTGCCGGCCAGGCCAGCCCTGACAGAGGAGAATGAGCAGTACACCCGAACAATCCACTTGTCTCTATGCAGAGGCGTCAAGAGAGCCAGCAACCCCGGGGTGTATCCTCAGTGTCCCGGCCTGTTTGCCAACCCCAGGCACTGGAGCCATCCTGAGAGCCCTCCGAAGAAGAAGTGCTCCACAGTCAATATCATCCCCAAACCAGAAACTACAGAACCTCCTGTCACCCCCATGCAGAAACTGATCTCCCTAGTTCGAGAATGGGACATGGTCAACTGCAAGCAATGGGAATTCCCACCCGTGGCACCTTCAAGAAGTGCAAGCCTAGAGGAACCCACTCCACGGCCCCTCTCAGGGAGTGAGGCAGCTTGTCAGCTCAGTCCAGCCATTGCTTCTTGGAAAACTCGACCAACTTCCACAGAGAAGACTCCGAGTCCCCAGGCAGTGACCATTGCCAAGGAAAAGGGCTCAGAGCAAATATTCAGGCCATATCTCCCAATAAAAAGAGCAGTTGCCTTGAAAGACTGGGCAAGGCAGGGAGCAAAGGAGAAAGGCAAGTACCAACAAAACCACAATTTATTAAAGTGTCTGTTGTAGATAGAACACTCAGTGAGCATTGGCAGAGGCACAAAATGTACATgagccctcaagaagcttacagtttaGTAAGGTCCTCAGGCATACTTTTCTTGCAAAACTTAGGAAATATAATGAGAGTAACCAAGGAATTCTCTCAGTTAAGAGTTTTCAGAAAGTTAGAGCCAAAAGGAACTTTAGTAATCATTTTGTTCAGGCATTACCCAGAGAATACTGTGTGGATCTACAGGGTTctgggagatgggagatggagatAGAGGAGTCCTTGAGGAAACTGGAACATCAGCCATATCACCCCCCAAACAATGAAATGTGAAATTCTACATCTGAAGGCTGGCACATGGGGCATGAAAATAGCTTTACTTCTATATTGGTCCAAATAGCCCCCAAATTCCTCTGTATTCACAATATGTCTTCCTGGATCAATATTTCTGGTTCTCACCCATATATTTCAAACTGTCTTCTATAGAGGAAGAATAAGGGCCCGGGGCAAGAAGTGacttatctaaaattatataacaaGTTAATGGAAAAATCAAGATAATCTAATCAAGATTAGAATCCAAGTGTCTTGATCCCcaattcaatattattattttctaccaCATTATCCTGTTAGATGGTCAGATGAACCCTGCAAGATAGATACAAAGTAGCCAGAAGTCACAGGAAGAAAGGTTAAGTTCACCCCAACCCAGATGTCTCCATATCAAAAAGCTCTCCACTCATTagttccctaattttttttctttttttttttaattttaattttattttatttaataataactttgtattgacagaatccatgccagggtaattttttacaacattatcccttgcactcgcttatgtttcgttttttcccctccctccctccacccccccccaagatggcaagcagtcctatatatgttaaatatgttgcagtatatcctagatacaatacatatttgcagaaccgaacagttctcccactgcacagggagaattggattcagaaggtaaaaataactcaggaagaaaatcaaaaatgcaaatagttcacattcatttcccagtattccttctttaagtgtagctgtttctgtccatcatttatccattgaaactcaggtctctttgtcatagaaatccacttccatcagaatacatcctcatacaatattgttgtcgaagtgtataatgacctcctggttctgctcatctcacttagcatcagtccatgtaggtctctccagtcctctctgtattcatcttgctggtcattccttacagagcaataatattccataacattcatataccacaatttacccagccattctccaattgatggatatcctttcattttccagtttctagccactacaaacagggctgctacaaacattttggcacatacaggtccctttcccttttttagtatctctttggggtataagcccagtagaaacactgctggatcaaagggtatgcacaatttgataattttttggacataattccagattgctctccagaatggttagattcattcacaactccaccaacaatgcatcagtgaccctgtttttccgcatcccctccaacattcatcattagttccctaatttttaatgagatttgcttttccctcttccctccccgtCACATTCCAGTGCCTCACATGTTTCCAAATAATTTCTCCCTCTATTCAATTCTTGCTTCTGGTCCACTTTACCCAGCCTCTAAATTCATGTCTCCAAGATAGCCAGAGTTTCAACCAGACATCCGCCATAGTGGTCTGGCCATCTGTGGAAGCAAAAGTGCATCTAAGAGTCCCACGTTTTGGCATCTATAAGAAATGTTGGCCCTGGAATCCAGGGGAGGGAAACTGGTGCCAGCCATAGAACTGGGAGCATATTGACAGTGTCTGTCCCCTTGAGGCTGCCTCTCCGGAGGAGAGTCTCCACTTCATCGACATAGATTAAGTGTTAGAGCTAATAGGAACCTGTGTGAATCGAGCAGTAGGATACATTGACGTAATAATAAAGgtggaggaaccttagaaatctcCTAGTTCAACATattcattgtatagatgaaggaactgaagctCCAAGAAGGAAAGGGATTAGCCAGGAAGAGAACCCTGGTTTCCTAGACACTGTCCGtttatttttccttagaa
Proteins encoded:
- the KCTD19 gene encoding BTB/POZ domain-containing protein KCTD19 isoform X2, with product MEEPGMSHESAEDLFHFNVGGWHFSVPRSKLAQFPDSLLWKEASALTPSDSQRLFIDRDGFTFRHVHYYLHTSKLSFSSCAELNLLYEQALGLQLTPLLQTLDNLKEGKHHLRVRPADIPVAERASLNYWRTWKCISKPSEFPMKSPAFTGLHDKAPLGLMDTPLLDTEEEVHYCFLPLDLIAKYPTLVTEDNLLWLAENVALIECECSEFRFIVNFLRSQKILLPDNFANIDILEAEVDILEIPELTEAVRVHRMNMGNCSRTTCHLPSPGKGGRAANLESVKPLYMMALGLLVKYPDSALGQLHIESTLDGSKLYITGNGVLFQHVRNWLGTCRLPLTETISEVYELCAFLDKRDITYEPMKVALKTHLEPKTPTHKLLDEAWTAEITVYSPHQIVKVYVGSHWYATSLQTLLKYPELLSNPQRAYWITYGQTLLIHGDGQIFRHILNFLRLGKLFLPTEFKEWPLFCQEVEEYHIPSLSEALSQCEAYRSWTQEKESESEAAFPIRRLHVVTEGPPVELNRGSKETAPCVPVEFRDCCGTPWSKMKGVPARPALTEENEQYTRTIHLSLCRGVKRASNPGVYPQCPGLFANPRHWSHPESPPKKKCSTVNIIPKPETTEPPVTPMQKLISLVREWDMVNCKQWEFPPVAPSRSASLEEPTPRPLSGSEAACQLSPAIASWKTRPTSTEKTPSPQAVTIAKEKGSEQIFRPYLPIKRAVALKDWARQGAKEKETSLSEPPALEADELDDVGIILQVTHPPVVGSDGSCTFFEDSVVYTTQLEDVRLAPSKTSTLSREVTFLSFSLSREEMFYARKCHCFLTDIILDSIRQKDPKAVTAKVVSLANRLWTLHITPKQFVADLLTITGFKDDRHTQERLHSWVELTLPFARKYSRCVDLLIKKGLSRSVSYSVLGKYLQEC
- the KCTD19 gene encoding BTB/POZ domain-containing protein KCTD19 isoform X1, with translation MVWSQPWRGAPRDWKIRVEKGPTLWEEPGMSHESAEDLFHFNVGGWHFSVPRSKLAQFPDSLLWKEASALTPSDSQRLFIDRDGFTFRHVHYYLHTSKLSFSSCAELNLLYEQALGLQLTPLLQTLDNLKEGKHHLRVRPADIPVAERASLNYWRTWKCISKPSEFPMKSPAFTGLHDKAPLGLMDTPLLDTEEEVHYCFLPLDLIAKYPTLVTEDNLLWLAENVALIECECSEFRFIVNFLRSQKILLPDNFANIDILEAEVDILEIPELTEAVRVHRMNMGNCSRTTCHLPSPGKGGRAANLESVKPLYMMALGLLVKYPDSALGQLHIESTLDGSKLYITGNGVLFQHVRNWLGTCRLPLTETISEVYELCAFLDKRDITYEPMKVALKTHLEPKTPTHKLLDEAWTAEITVYSPHQIVKVYVGSHWYATSLQTLLKYPELLSNPQRAYWITYGQTLLIHGDGQIFRHILNFLRLGKLFLPTEFKEWPLFCQEVEEYHIPSLSEALSQCEAYRSWTQEKESESEAAFPIRRLHVVTEGPPVELNRGSKETAPCVPVEFRDCCGTPWSKMKGVPARPALTEENEQYTRTIHLSLCRGVKRASNPGVYPQCPGLFANPRHWSHPESPPKKKCSTVNIIPKPETTEPPVTPMQKLISLVREWDMVNCKQWEFPPVAPSRSASLEEPTPRPLSGSEAACQLSPAIASWKTRPTSTEKTPSPQAVTIAKEKGSEQIFRPYLPIKRAVALKDWARQGAKEKETSLSEPPALEADELDDVGIILQVTHPPVVGSDGSCTFFEDSVVYTTQLEDVRLAPSKTSTLSREVTFLSFSLSREEMFYARKCHCFLTDIILDSIRQKDPKAVTAKVVSLANRLWTLHITPKQFVADLLTITGFKDDRHTQERLHSWVELTLPFARKYSRCVDLLIKKGLSRSVSYSVLGKYLQEC